ACTCATCAAGGGAAGAAATGTCAATAGTCCCATACTCATCAGcagttggaagcttgatgtacgcaatggtatgtacgagaccagacattgcccacgctgtaggtgttgtgagcaggtttctttccaatccagggaaagaccattgggaagctgtgaaatgggttctcaagtacttgaaaggtacatcgggattgtgcttatgtttcggggaagctgaaccaatcttggagggttacactgatgcagacatggctggtgatcttgatggaagaaagtccacatcaggttttttgttcacctttgcagggggagctgtatcatggcagtcaaaattgcaaaagtgtgttgccctatccacaacagaagcagaatatattgccgcagcggaagctgggaaggagatgttgtggttaaagaggtttcttcaagagttaggtgtcaaacaggaagaatacaaggtacattgtgatagtcagagtgcactggacttgagcaagaattcaatgtaccattcccgaacaaaacacattgacattcgctatcactggatacgcgaagtgatggaacaacaactgttgaagttagtcaaaattcatactaaagaaaatccggcagatatgttaacaaagggAGTAACCTATGAGAAGCTCCAGCTATGTAGGGATATAGCTGGGATGGATGTCAATTGAAGATTAACATATTATTCTCCTCctatgggtatggagggggagaattgatggatccatacccagtcaacAGAAGGCTGCTGCTCTCCTTCAATATCTACGGCGCCGGCTGCCCTGCTCCGTCAACATTTCCGGCTCCACCTGCTTTGCCGGAAATGTTGACATTTCCGGCCGCCCATTGTTGAATTTTTTGCTCCCgcttgtgtgtatatatacatgtgtgtgtggtgTTGTAAATCAGAGTGCAGAGTGTGCAGAGTGCAGTGCAGTAAGAGATAAGAGAGAGTTGAGTGAGTGCTGAGggaatcctcctcctcctctctgttTATTTTTCCCAGCAAATAATAATCcctcgctcccgtggacgtaggccggaatttggccgaaccacgtaactcctgtgtcaattttgtgtgtgtgcttgtttaCTCATCTTATTCATCAATTGATTGATCGGTAAAACCCAACATTTTTTTCATGATTTATGCATAGGATAGCTATTAGAAAACGAAAAAGAAGGGAGAAAAGGAGGgtctaataaaaattaataaaatgcgAAGAAAAAATAGATATGCGTTATACGTTAAATCGCAACACAATCATATGCAAATGTGCTTCCGCACCGTCCCAAAAGAAGGACCCTAATCAAGATAGGGTTTATGCAAATTCTTGTAGGATGACGTACCCATAAATTTTATGTCTTATTCATTACCGTTATTTACTCATGATAAACCTTAATTTTTCTCTCCTCGACTTATCCCTGTAAAGACGGGAGCCGGGTTTGAAGCTTCGattccatttttcaaaacttctcTTGTAAAGTTGGGATTAATTAACACGGCTAAAGATGAAATCAAAAGGAttgtataaaatatgaaaaaagaaaagaatgatgtaaTAAAGAGAGCATGTGCTTGATCTATGAAGCAAAAGGAAGAATTAAAGTCAAAAAACTTAGTTTTGTTGAGGAGAAATTCTGCAGAGGGCATGTTCTGCtcttttagagaaaaaaaaaaggttcagaTTTTCACATAAAAGTAATtaagaaagaaaatttaaaataaagctTAAAGATTTCTTTTCTTTAGAATCGAAGAACCATCCTTAACGTGTAATTACTCATATAAAACAAAAGTTCAAATCATAGGGCTCATTTGGAATGGAAAATAGGAATGAATCAATAAAATGAAGTTCCTAGAATGGTCATTTCtattttttgaaatgaaaatgattttttattatgCATTTGGATTATTGAGATATatgccatatttttttttttatcataataaAAGAATATATAGTAATGTTATTTTAAATCATAAAACTATATTAGTCTCACCCAAATTCCTATTACCATCTCCGAGAATCCCAATATGGGTGCGACTCTAATGCTCGccagccaaagaaaaaaaaattatttctattttttgccttttatttttattttttatgaaaaaaccTAGGGATTGTTTGATATCACTACTAATAATTAGagaaaagaaaaccaaaaaaatcagaaacagaaattaaaaattagaatcCAGCAActtatttggttaacatttataaaactaatacaaattaaaacttaattaaaaaatacacATTTACATCTTTAAATCAAACtagtataaatatataattaaaataataaaattacacattaaaaaattgctataattaatataaattttattttaattattttacttaattgttctactttcaaaaccttataataaaaattttagataattgaaaaatagtaaaagtattttgtaattggctttattattattattattattattattattattattattattatttataatttatgtatatttttattttaattatatttatatttagttgatcatttaattttaattttaattagaagtgtataaaatgaataatttaattcaaaaaataaatatttctgGATATTGAAATTTTTTACAACGATACCAAACAAGCGCTTAGTTTGGTCAAAAGAGTAATCATCAAAAGCACATTCTTGGTTTCTTTGAATGtgaaaaaaaattcctaactaTGGAAACAATTGTGTATgttgaatgaaaaaaataattccCTAAGCAAATAagttcaattaaaaaaaaaaaaccgccATATTTAAAACTTCAAAGTTTTAATTGTTCTAACCTGATATGAGTATTTATATCCgttgaatattttattttggccGGAATGACTATAGTGGGCACACTACATGTGTGTTCTATGACTCTAAATTTAAGGGAGTTACGGGATGAGTAGTTTTGAAGGATCATCATTcatcaaatttgtcactaaaatattattttatttttaaacttataAAACAAATAAGTCATTTTAGACACGATGAAGAAAAATGTAGGTTGAAAACAGACCCATCTTTTTTTAATCAATAGCATCAATAAATATTACttagtccaaaaaaaaaaaagtgacatgCACTGCTATTCTAAAGCAATTAACAATGTAAAAAAATCAAATTGGAATAGCATAAGAATAGACATTCCAATAGTTAAAAAATTACCAATTCTAAGTCATAGATTATTATGCACAATGCCCATTATTCTATTGTACAAAccaaatacaaaacataaatctCAAACATTAGATAAACAGTATGTAATTGTAAGGGTTGCTGCGAAACTAAGATGGGCCTTTGCTTGTATAGATTTCTCAGTATTGTTTTAAAAACTTCTGTTGTCCTTCTTGCCCCAGACATCACAGCTAATGGATGAATATTTGGGGAATGACATAGAACCTGCATACACCATGTTAGATTGAGATTAAATTAtgcattatttattaattaaatactcTAAATATGGCATCCAGGAAACTCACCACAAACTAATGAGTACTGAAACAGtgggatttaaaaataaaaaattaaaaaaagaaacataaatCTGAAACTTGCCATAAAAGATGACTCGATCGATGGAGCAAGGCAGTGAAATGAATATTAATTTAgttaaagtatttatttatttattccacaTTATCATTTTAGCGTTGCCAGATGGGATGCCCCTTCAATAGACAAGCACCTTGATTGCTTCTTCTATATATAGAACCCACTTATGTCAATGCCGAAGTAGCTATAGCCCAATTCATCTCTTCATCCAGACAAGACAATTAAAAGAGcttcaaggagagagagagagacagagactcAGAAACAGTGAGAAATTTGATCACAAGCAGAAAGAGAAAGATGGCCTGCTGGTCTGCTGAAAATGCCACTCAAGCTTACCTCAGAACTTTGAAAATGGTGAGTCATCGTCATTTCTGATCAAATCTCATGATTGTTTTTCTCTCGAGCCTTCTTTCAATCTCTTCTCACTTgggtatttttcataatcaaacaTATTTCTCACTTGTTTGATATTGATGCAGGGAAAGATGGCCAAAGAGCCAGATTCTGCAGAGTTCATTTCTGCTCTGGCAGCAGGAAACAATGCCCAACTAATGGTAGTGGCCTGTGCCAGCTTCTCCAGCTCCACCACCCTCCTAGCCCTGGTGGCTGCAGCCCACCAGACCGGCGGCAGAGTCGTGTGCATCCTCCGCGGCCGAGAAGAGCTACTCCCGTCCAGAGAAGCTCTGGGCCCTGATGCCACTCATGTCAAGTTTGTCATCGGCGAAACCCGAACCTTACTGCTACACCATTTTTCAGAAGCAGACTTTGTGCTAATGGACTGTAATCTGGACAACCACGAAGCGATTCTTAAGGCGATGCAGGCGAACGGGAAGCGCAACGGAGCGGTTGTTTTGGGATATAACGCATTTTGCAAGGGAGATTGGCAGTGGAGCGGATCGAAAACTCACTTGTTGCCCATCGGAGAAGGGCTCTTGGTGACTAGAATTGCTGCTGCAACTTCTGAAAATGTTAGACCTGATGGTGTAAAAAATGGTGGGTTTGGAAGGAAGAAGAGCCATTGGATTGTGAAGGTGGATAAATGGACAGGAGAGGAACATGTGTTTAGAGTGAGATCTCCAGAAAGAAGAGAGATTGAAGCATAGCAAATGTATGCATATCAGTAATCAGATCTTCTGCCAATTTCAATTTTATTGGCAGCTAGATTCGGTCTGAGGTTTTAGTTTGAGTTGTTCCTTGAAAGCTTAAATTGATCGAGCATTGTAAATAGTGGGGAGTTGAGTAAAGGTAATCTTCCTATAAGGACAAACACTCCAAGCTGCCCAGTTCTGTCACCATGATCAAAAGATGAATGTCAATGATCACAAGGCATCCCAGTGTTAAAGTTTGGAACTTCTATTGAGTGTCTCGGGTTCCAATACATTTTTAGTGGACCAAAAAAACAATGAATTGACCTATCTTTCCCTCTTTCTCTAGTGGAAGCTCTGGCTACCCTACTTACATGCgcattttaattaataaataacatCTTTAAATTATCGATATTTTACCCGTAATTATTTGTAATCTTGTAATCTAGTTAGGGGATGTGGCTAATTAATTTAGTCTCTCTAGAAAATACAATATGCTGCCGTACCCATTTTGTCGAGTTCTtgcaaaaaaattaatttttgtagggatattagatattttaaaatcttgaagtaatattctctctctctctctccatttaggACAAACGAAAAGTTTGTTGGTAGCGACATATAAATTTTCGCTCTAAAAAAATCAAACTTAGTTATTAATTtatcccacccccccccccccccccccacattttcaaaaacaaaagtgGAGCTTTTGTGACATCATTACTATCTCACCAATCACTAAAAGTAAGTTTGTAGTGGTTAGTTCTTTTGTCAGTATAAGAAGAATTCAAAGGTTTCATGCAGTTTTTCATGTTTAATCGGTAAGTGATCGTTGTCCTTCTTTCTCTGCCTCTTTAGCATTTCTTGATTGACTTTATAATCGCAAGATAGTAATTGTtgtgatttttcctttttatgaATCGCCAAGAAAAATAAGCCCTAATGATCCAGATTTTCCCTACTTGTATCCTCTTAGATTTTTTAGCATAactttttatcttattttttagtGGCAATCAGAACTCCTACAGGAAATAAACCCTAACAATC
The Malania oleifera isolate guangnan ecotype guangnan chromosome 13, ASM2987363v1, whole genome shotgun sequence DNA segment above includes these coding regions:
- the LOC131146924 gene encoding uncharacterized protein LOC131146924, producing the protein MACWSAENATQAYLRTLKMGKMAKEPDSAEFISALAAGNNAQLMVVACASFSSSTTLLALVAAAHQTGGRVVCILRGREELLPSREALGPDATHVKFVIGETRTLLLHHFSEADFVLMDCNLDNHEAILKAMQANGKRNGAVVLGYNAFCKGDWQWSGSKTHLLPIGEGLLVTRIAAATSENVRPDGVKNGGFGRKKSHWIVKVDKWTGEEHVFRVRSPERREIEA